In a single window of the Massilia oculi genome:
- a CDS encoding Rrf2 family transcriptional regulator codes for MRHDARLSRMLHVLIHMDKRGGRTTSDTIAQMLGTNPVVVRRTMAPLKRAGLVTSDGGAGGGWSLARAVDGVTVREVHEALGSPSVLAIDVAVDHKTCPVEGAVVAELGAVFRATEAFMLERMQDVTLGALAMRASQI; via the coding sequence ATGAGACACGACGCCAGGTTGTCGCGCATGCTGCATGTGCTGATTCACATGGACAAGCGGGGCGGCCGCACCACGTCCGACACGATCGCGCAAATGCTTGGAACGAACCCGGTGGTGGTGCGCCGCACGATGGCGCCCCTCAAGCGGGCCGGCTTGGTCACATCGGACGGCGGCGCCGGCGGCGGCTGGTCGCTCGCGCGCGCCGTCGACGGCGTCACGGTGCGCGAAGTCCATGAAGCGCTCGGCTCGCCGTCGGTACTGGCAATCGACGTAGCGGTCGACCACAAGACCTGCCCGGTAGAGGGGGCGGTGGTGGCGGAGCTGGGCGCCGTGTTCCGCGCCACCGAAGCGTTCATGCTGGAGCGGATGCAGGATGTGACATTGGGCGCGCTGGCCATGCGTGCTTCCCAAATCTGA
- a CDS encoding alpha/beta fold hydrolase, translating into MQRKSVDVNGITLSYLEAGQGPAILLCHGFPETSRSWHKQIPALAAAGYRAIAPDLRGYGESSCPTSSDEYTAFHVVGDLIALMDALSVKRAVVVGNDWGATIGWQMALMRPDRVCGVVAFGVPMMGRAPKPPTQLFPRTNHALFYTLYFQEPGLAERELDRDVSTTLRRIYHAASGDAGPRRPGDGTPNPFGMVSLERGLLHDLPEPAGLPAWLAKADFDAYAAAFARSGFRGGLSYYRNLDRNWQLQASLEGMRVGVPALFAIGARDVGLSMPGMDRIIDAMPTLVPRLRPPVTIDDAGHWLQQERPDTVNGLILSFVASLPD; encoded by the coding sequence ATGCAGCGCAAATCGGTCGATGTGAATGGAATTACCCTTTCCTACCTTGAAGCCGGCCAGGGCCCGGCGATACTTCTTTGCCACGGCTTCCCGGAAACCTCGCGTTCATGGCACAAGCAGATCCCCGCGCTGGCCGCGGCCGGCTACCGCGCCATCGCCCCGGACTTGCGCGGGTACGGCGAGTCGTCCTGCCCCACGTCGAGCGATGAATACACGGCATTCCATGTTGTGGGCGACCTGATTGCCCTGATGGATGCGCTGTCGGTCAAGCGCGCCGTCGTCGTCGGCAACGACTGGGGCGCCACGATCGGGTGGCAGATGGCGCTCATGCGCCCGGACCGGGTCTGCGGTGTCGTCGCGTTTGGCGTGCCGATGATGGGCCGCGCCCCGAAGCCGCCAACGCAGCTTTTCCCACGCACGAACCACGCGCTGTTCTACACGCTGTATTTTCAGGAGCCGGGCCTCGCCGAGCGCGAACTCGACCGCGACGTGTCCACCACGCTGCGCCGGATTTACCACGCCGCGTCGGGCGATGCGGGCCCGCGCCGGCCGGGTGACGGTACGCCCAACCCGTTCGGAATGGTATCTCTCGAACGCGGGTTGCTGCACGACCTGCCCGAGCCGGCCGGCCTGCCGGCGTGGCTCGCCAAGGCCGATTTCGACGCCTACGCCGCTGCCTTTGCACGCAGCGGTTTTCGCGGCGGACTGAGCTACTATCGCAACCTGGATCGCAACTGGCAGCTCCAAGCCAGCCTGGAAGGCATGCGGGTCGGGGTGCCGGCGCTGTTCGCCATTGGCGCGCGCGATGTCGGCCTGTCGATGCCGGGCATGGACCGTATCATCGACGCCATGCCGACACTCGTGCCGCGCCTTCGCCCGCCGGTCACCATCGACGATGCCGGACACTGGCTACAGCAGGAGCGGCCCGATACGGTCAACGGCTTGATCCTGTCGTTTGTCGCTTCGCTACCAGACTAA
- a CDS encoding helix-turn-helix domain-containing protein, whose protein sequence is MDIKPIRTEVDYPAALREVESLMNAEFGTPEGDRLHVLATLVEAYETKHFPMEVADPVEAIKFQMDQKGLTVKDLEPMIGRSNRVYKVLNRLRPLTLPMIWKLHKGLGKPAEALIQPPKGTAVV, encoded by the coding sequence ATGGACATTAAACCTATTCGTACCGAAGTGGACTATCCAGCAGCGCTGCGCGAAGTGGAATCGCTCATGAATGCCGAGTTCGGAACGCCAGAGGGCGACCGTCTCCACGTGCTGGCCACGCTGGTCGAAGCCTATGAAACAAAACACTTTCCGATGGAAGTCGCGGACCCGGTCGAGGCCATTAAATTCCAGATGGACCAGAAGGGTCTCACCGTCAAGGATCTTGAGCCGATGATTGGCCGGTCCAACCGGGTGTACAAGGTGTTGAATCGCCTTCGCCCTTTGACACTCCCCATGATCTGGAAACTGCACAAGGGGCTTGGCAAACCTGCCGAGGCATTAATTCAGCCGCCGAAGGGCACAGCCGTTGTGTGA
- a CDS encoding peptidylprolyl isomerase has translation MLALALSAMVTSSAYAGNAGAPIVIIMPAVQPGDACIPSGVGSGNETSTSKGVAVIATRIHGAHATRCPDPQFPNLASTDKLPSDEERKRPSSHCVARQTKVGDELMIPDYGQATVLALDGVADTCRNGVMVKVISSVAHRAAMGIDPTTPITVATQVAVREPSNQEIQSEYDRLVAATQPVQEYLVRHILLRTRGEALAALARIKAGQRFGEVAGAVSTDRGSKEKGGDLGWAVPSFFIDEFSKGMVALAPSGLSSEPVQTKFGWHIIEVLETKVGRDSFPPLSAMRTHIASRLMHLQRVTNAAAAVPVKAVCRNMVPPTLPAGYSATGAKAVVVARVRIENGRVVDVPGLSGPAELHQSVTDALNRYECDRLDRPVTAVQSFEL, from the coding sequence ATGCTCGCGCTTGCGCTATCAGCAATGGTGACAAGTAGCGCATATGCCGGCAACGCGGGCGCCCCTATTGTGATCATTATGCCGGCTGTGCAGCCCGGTGACGCCTGTATCCCCTCCGGGGTAGGTAGTGGCAATGAAACCTCGACTTCGAAAGGCGTGGCGGTCATCGCCACGCGCATCCATGGCGCCCATGCCACCCGGTGTCCCGATCCGCAATTTCCAAACCTGGCCAGCACCGATAAGCTTCCGTCCGACGAAGAGCGCAAACGACCGTCCTCGCATTGCGTGGCGCGGCAGACGAAGGTTGGCGACGAACTGATGATTCCGGACTATGGACAGGCGACTGTCCTCGCACTCGACGGCGTCGCCGACACGTGCAGGAATGGCGTCATGGTCAAGGTGATCAGTTCAGTCGCACATCGCGCCGCCATGGGAATCGACCCGACGACGCCCATCACCGTCGCAACGCAGGTTGCCGTGCGCGAGCCGAGCAATCAGGAAATCCAGAGCGAGTACGATCGGCTGGTGGCCGCCACGCAGCCAGTGCAGGAATACCTGGTGCGGCACATTTTGCTGCGCACACGCGGGGAAGCGCTTGCTGCGCTCGCGCGCATCAAGGCGGGACAGCGATTTGGTGAAGTTGCCGGCGCCGTGTCCACCGATCGGGGCTCGAAAGAGAAGGGAGGCGACCTGGGCTGGGCGGTTCCATCGTTCTTCATCGATGAGTTCTCGAAAGGCATGGTAGCTCTGGCTCCGTCGGGCCTGTCGAGCGAGCCAGTCCAGACCAAGTTCGGCTGGCATATCATCGAGGTGCTCGAAACGAAGGTCGGGCGCGATTCGTTCCCACCGTTGTCAGCCATGAGGACACATATCGCGTCCCGATTGATGCATCTCCAGCGTGTAACGAATGCCGCTGCCGCCGTACCGGTCAAGGCTGTGTGCAGGAACATGGTGCCGCCAACGCTGCCGGCTGGCTATTCAGCGACCGGTGCGAAAGCGGTCGTCGTCGCGCGAGTCCGCATCGAAAACGGGCGGGTGGTCGACGTGCCGGGATTGTCGGGTCCTGCCGAGTTGCACCAATCGGTTACCGATGCACTGAACAGGTACGAATGCGATCGCCTCGATCGGCCGGTGACCGCGGTACAGTCGTTCGAGCTCTGA